A single Cyclopterus lumpus isolate fCycLum1 chromosome 1, fCycLum1.pri, whole genome shotgun sequence DNA region contains:
- the unc93b1 gene encoding protein unc-93 homolog B1, translating to MMDASDQEELGVDADQPLAPHNGVINKLLNVGQEDNMHGQMEEFLGPQAEYNEEEEERKYYRRKRLCVIKNVLAASVGAMIVYSVYMGLLQMQLILHYDMTYREVKYSNLGLEDIDRKMLMGINVTPIIGLLYTPVLIRFLGTKWMMFLASGIYALFVSTNYWERYYTLVPSAVAIGVAIVPLWASLGNYITRMAQQYYEYVHYKEDHVQEQKKLPKGACHKYIIVFQSVFHIIFHLSFVFAEFPMCFVLNGYLHKSEHILLNVHSCGANISGVIPGFNTTVLTNLPRSMLLIQVESVLMGFAFLAMIIFLVLCGPAYRPTEEIDLRSIGWGNIFQLPFKHLRDYRLRLLCPFFIYSGFEMLFAITGFSLSYGVCVLGLDKLWLLIVVYGLSCSVFSSLSLCLLRLPRWVCLVGGAAVHGVLLVVLLAFSPPPKNLEYLGPLLVISVLWGLGTALNKTGVSTLIGMLYAEEKERLDFVYTIYHWWQAIAIFIVYLWSNLPMRAKLSILLATLVLACYCYWLMERRLAMKLPFRLPRIPRPRHKVKGYRYLEEDNSDESDSERSEEDDEEERENEEHVVEEMGAEDREKGGQDAEVQGVDSPKARRRGAEGHRNRREDAQMKEGVKEEREGG from the exons ATG ATGGATGCATCTGATCAAGAAGAGTTGGGTGTGGATGCGGATCAGCCTCTGGCACCTCACAATGGCGTCATAAATAAACTGCTGAATGTGGGACAAGAAGACAACATGCATGGCCAG aTGGAGGAGTTTCTGGGCCCGCAGGCAGAGtacaacgaggaggaggaggagaggaaatacTACAGGAGGAAGAGGCTGTGTGTCATCAAGAATGTTCTTGCAGCCAGTGTTGGAGCCATGATTGTGTACAGTGTATACATGG GCCTCCTGCAGATGCAGCTGATCCTCCATTATGATATGACTTACCGTGAGGTGAAGTACAGCAACCTTGGCCTAGAGGACATTGATCGCAAGATGCTGATGGGCATCAACGTCACCCCCATCATAGGCTTGCTTTACACCCCTGTACTtatcag GTTTCTAGGCACTAAGTGGATGATGTTCCTGGCTTCAGGAATCTACGCACTCTTTGTCTCAACCAATTACTGGGAGCGGTACTACACCTTGGTTCCATCTGCCGTAGCCATCGGTGTGGCCATTGTGCCGCTCTGGGCCTCCTTGGGAAATTATATTACAAG GATGGCGCAGCAGTACTACGAGTACGTCCACTACAAGGAAGACCATGTGCAGGAGCAGAAGAAGCTCCCTAAGGGAGCGTGTCACAAATACATAATTGTCTTCCAGTCAGTCTTCCACATCATCTTCCAT TTGAGTTTTGTCTTCGCGGAGTTCCCCATGTGCTTCGTCCTAAACGGCTACCTGCATAAAAGCGAACACATTCTCCTAAATGTCCACTCCTGCG GCGCAAACATCAGTGGAGTGATCCCCGGCTTCAACACCACTGTGCTTACCAACCTGCCTCGCTCCATGCTGCTCATCCAGGTGGAGAGTGTCCTCATGGGCTTCGCCTTCCTCGCCATGATCATC TTCCTTGTGCTTTGTGGCCCTGCCTACCGCCCGACAGAAGAAATCGACCTCCGCAGTATTGGCTGGGGAAACATCTTCCAGCTGCCTTTCAAACACCTGAGAGACTACCGCCTGAGACTGCTCTGCCCCTTCTTCATCTACAGTGGATTTGAAATGCTGTTTGCGATCACTGGATTTTCCTTG TCCTACGGCGTCTGCGTTTTGGGCCTGGATAAACTGTGGCTCCTTATAGTCGTCTATGGCCTCTCCTGCTCCGTCTTTTCCTCCCTTTCCCTTTGCCTCCTACGCCTCCCACGCTGGGTGTGTCTGGTGGGGGGCGCGGCTGTGCATGGagtgctgctggtggtgctcCTGGCGTTTTCTCCACCTCCTAAAAATCTGGAGTATCTGGGCCCTCTGCTGGTGATCTCTGTGCTGTGGGGACTTGGCACAGCGCTGAACAAGACGGGCGTCAGCA ctctGATCGGTATGCTCTACGCTGAGGAAAAAGAACGTCTGGACTTTGTCTACACCATCTATCATTGGTGGCAGGCCATCGCCATCTTCATAGTCTACCTCTGGTCCAACCTGCCCATGAGG GCCAAACTCTCCATCCTGTTGGCCACTTTAGTGCTGGCCTGCTACTGTTATTGGTTGATGGAGCGTCGGCTGGCCATGAAATTGCCTTTCAGACTGCCTCGCATCCCGCGGCCCCGGCACAAG GTCAAAGGTTATCGctacctggaagaggacaactcAGATGAGTCAGACTCTGAGAGAAGTGAGGAGGATGacgaagaggagagggagaacgAAGAGCATGTGGTGGAAGAGATGGGAgcagaggacagggagaaaGGAGGCCAAGACGCAGAGGTCCAGGGAGTTGACTCACCCAAAGCCAGGAGGAGAGGGGCTGAGGGGCACCGCAACAGACGGGAGGACGCTCagatgaaggagggagtgaAAGAAGAGCGTGAGGGAGGTTGA
- the timm10 gene encoding mitochondrial import inner membrane translocase subunit Tim10 — protein MDPMKAQQLAAELEVEMMADMYNRMTNACHRKCVPPHYKEAELSKGESVCLDRCVAKYLDLHERLGRKLTELSVQDEEMMRKASVGSG, from the exons ATGGATCCCATGAAGGCACAGCAGCTAGCAGcggagctggaggtggagatgaTGGCTGACATGTACAACCG CATGACCAACGCCTGCCACAGGAAGTGTGTACCGCCACATTACAAGGAGGCGGAGCTGTCAAAGGgagagtctgtgtgtttggACCGTTGCGTGGCCAAATACCTGGACCTTCACGAGAGGCTGGGACGCAAGCTGACCGAACTCTCCGTCCAGGACGAGGAAATGATGAGGAAGGCATCTGTGGGAAGCGGATAG
- the LOC117733790 gene encoding uncharacterized protein LOC117733790, which yields MPQSKTRNCPYPESLSGQKLLTTLTYFPACQEPPLQDNRNIELLPLINGNEAQSLHSLPCMDDLRLPRCLSPLESSTSAAKHQTTFNLPSSPFTFNSSTNQSDNIQLKSPVHGFRPWLAVNSRPLQFPFSAITHGANKSVSLPQDSKQLQKHLELNPQRTRTASCSVKEVKERGAISAGHENVAERKSDLRKIKKDLKCKQVDTKVDAAVPKKRKRTGCTQEAIPPLAYKHVKASNGTKGQINLSVCLVSLSSNNVLAKEREMAAGSNKPNTFVGKTNELSTIAESRGEKTREPGDLNNNQTRIGTRGFLKKTLATPSSSSIESVVLKPVVCRDQIVNKQEVPKRGRGRPRKTKVEGISPESTPAITDSKSLDVKKEVQIDSSLLQEESNKTRRCKKLIRNRNKVEAVPPMALSAEANHIGDVIPSGRKPGALKRPRMVSLKEFQKLIKRQHSKTRKSKESQDKKTSETAKVVECEEGKTCGRKFEESTNGTEMYIAQPQNRDRVKECHAVFNVTVDKNHNQIVNKSAAEYDESQRDETSSSTINETCWLGDESLPVVSFNVEGLFVEEAELPAETEKPLKHPDEAQTACEEGVSDKPQQTEGLSHSYTHLPQEDKMPLVHNLNSRIPERTSPPRLGAVGFGRSSGCDQEEEEEEEEEVDVLLFSPDKVTLTEVFENGLDNMEITPEEEEEEDVIEIDVTGD from the exons ATGCCACAGTCCAAAACACGAAATTGTCCATATCCTGAATCACTCAGTGGGCAGAAACTACTTACTACCCTTACttatttcccagcatgccaGGAACCGCCTTTACAAGACAATCGGAACATAGAGCTTTTGCCCCTGATTAATGGAAATGAAGCACAGTCCTTGCATTCCTTACCTTGCATGGATGATTTGCGGCTTCCTCGATGTCTCTCTCCGTTAGAGTCGTCCACCTCAGCAGCAAAACATCAGACTACCTTCAACCTACCTTCTTCTCCTTTTACCTTCAACAGCTCAACGAATCAAAGCGATAATATCCAGCTAAAGTCACCTGTACATGGCTTCCGACCCTGGCTTGCAGTAAACTCCAGGCCACTACAATTTCCTTTCAGTGCCATCACTCACGGAGCAAATAAAAGTGTGTCTTTACCCCAAGATTCAAAGCAACTGCAAAAACATCTGGAGTTGAATCCACAGAGAACCCGGACAGCATCTTGTTCTGTTAAAgaggtgaaagagagaggagccATATCTGCTGGTCATGAAAACGTCGCAGAAAGGAAATCTGATCTCAGGAAGATAAAgaaagatttaaaatgtaaacaagttGACACTAAAGTTGATGCTGCAGTGCCTAAAAAGAGGAAGCGTACAGGTTGTACACAAGAGGCCATTCCCCCTTTGGCATACAAGCATGTGAAAGCCAGCAATGGAACAAAAGGTCAAATCAACCTGAGCGTTTGTTTAGTCAGTTTGTCGAGCAACAATGTGCTGGCAAAGGAAAGAGAAATGGCGGCCGGTTCAAACAAGCCAAACACATTTGTAGGGAAAACAAATGAACTGTCAACCATCGCAGAAAGTCGGGGAGAGAAAACCAGAGAGCCTGGGGATCTTAATAATAACCAGACGCGGATCGGGACCAGGGGCTTTTTGAAAAAAACTCTAGCGACCCCAAGTAGCTCAAGCATAGAAAGTGTGGTTTTAAAACCTGTGGTCTGCAGAGATCAGATTGTGAATAAACAAGAAGTCCCTAAGCGGGGACGCGGAAGGCCACGGAAAACAAAGGTTGAAGGGATCTCTCCAGAGAGCACTCCTGCCATCACGGACAGCAAAAGCCTCGATGTAAAAAAAGAGGTGCAAATTGACAGTAGTTTGTTGCAAGAGGAGAGCAATAAAACAAGGAGATGTAAAAAACTCATCAGGAATAGAAATAAAGTGGAGGCAGTTCCACCGATGGCCTTAAGTGCTGAGGCAAACCACATTGGTGATGTAATCCCATCTGGAAGAAAACCTGGGGCACTCAAACGGCCACGAATGGTCAGTCTGAAGGAGTTTCAAAAGCTTATCAAACGCCAACACTCAAAAACAAGGAAGTCAAAAGAAAGCCAGGACAAGAAAACAAGTGAAACTGCAAAAGTTGTAGAATGTGAGGAAGGGAAGACTTGTGGTCGCAAATTTGAAGAATCAACTAACGGGACAGAAATGTACATTGCTCAGCCTCAGAACAGGGACAGGGTTAAAGAGTGTCACGCCGTCTTCAATGTCACAGTTGATAAAAATCACAATCAAATTGTGAACAAATCAGCAGCTGAGTATGACGAATCACAGAGAGATGAGACAAGCAGCTCCACTATTAATGAGACCTGTTGGTTGGGTGATGAGTCCCTTCCGGTGGTTTCCTTCAATGTTGAAGGTCTCTTTGTTGAAGAGGCCGAGTTACCAGCTGAGACGGAGAAGCCACTGAAGCATCCTGATGAAG cacAAACAGCCTGTGAGGAAGGCGTGTCAGATAAACCACAGCAGACTGAAGGATTGTCTCACAGTTACACACATCTGCCTCAAGAAGACAAAATGCCTTTGGTGCACAACTTGAACTCCCGGATCCCTGAGAGAACTAGTCCACCTCGGTTGGGCGCTGTCGGGTTCGGCAGGAGCTCCGGCTGTGatcaagaggaagaggaggaagaggaagaggaggtagaCGTACTTCTTTTCTCTCCAGACAAAGTGACTCTGACTGAAGTGTTTGAGAATGGACTCGACAACATGGAAATAACtcctgaggaagaagaggaggaagatgtgatTGAGATTGATGTAACTGGAGATTAG
- the LOC117725102 gene encoding uncharacterized protein LOC117725102, which produces MDQVGGGKTPEKLFSRVAERGMKAEKCQDAQVQAEGAGWRNTVSPIEKRSCVSTGRQSVKAAHKTVSCSSTHSVQTEPPTPEPEPSVAKNVNISLQSQSIAVDKHFSSTPSSHISCVHSGAQSDGGFAFHQSTGRVTNPTPTSSSNVMAFSFSLNDDSTPQEDRAYQQSSNIADSIQVLAKEGTGLKVRKTNVKTSINRENTKQPSNRNEMQGEEKGNSTEIRHAHANVGIKSLAKLRRMQQMMETQTTQISIKVKLRRQTNGEVWEVVSMQNTDEALSVLTSLTRDGSSHQRLQTELTKSEPPPSCVQPGPTHKPETPTIQPAPTNSPADSQLLSSDCLDNGLESVPLPQPPGPAEECDEQIEKLLEDIMMGLNILPNLDRDCKQSSLILQPNQ; this is translated from the exons ATGGACCAGGTTGGGGGAGGGAAAACCCCAGAAAAGTTGTTTTCGAGAGTTGCAGAGAGAGGAATGAAAGCAGAAAAATGCCAGGATGCTCAAGTTCAGGCTGAGGGGGCTGGATGGAGAAACACTGTTTCTCCGATTGAAAAGAGAAGTTGTGTATccacagggagacagagtgTTAAAGCTGCTCATAAGACTGTGAGCTGTTCTTCTACACACTCCGTCCAAACTGAACCTCCAACCCCAGAGCCTGAACCCTCTGTCGCTAAAAATGTCAATATCTCATTGCAATCCCAAAGCATCGCAGTTGATAAACATTTTAGCTCCACTCCTTCCTCACATATTTCCTGTGTGCACAGTGGAGCGCAAAGTGATGGAGGGTTTGCATTCCACCAATCCACTGGAAGAGTAACAAATCCCACTCCAACTTCATCCAGCAACGTGATGgcattctctttttctcttaaTGATGACTCAACACCTCAGGAAGACAGAGCCTACCAGCAGTCATCTAACATTGCGGACAGCATACAGGTGTTGGCTAAAGAAGGGACTGGACTGAAGGttagaaaaacaaatgtcaaaacatCTATCAATAGGGAAAATACAAAGCAACCAAGCAACAGAAATGAGATgcaaggagaggaaaaaggaaactCGACAGAGATACGGCATGCACATGCAAATGTTGGGATAAAGAGCCTGGCCAAGTTGAGACGGATGCAGCAGATGATGGAGACGCAGACCACGCAGATTTCTATCAAG GTGAAGCTGAGGAGGCAGACAAATGGAGAAGTGTGGGAGGTTGTGAGCATGCAAAACACAGATGAGGCGTTGTCAGTTCTTACCTCCCTGACACGG GATGGCTCCAGCCACCAAAGGCTGCAGACAGAACTTACAAAGAGTGAGCCTCCTCCATCCTGTGTCCAGCCAGGCCCAACTCATAAACCAGAGACCCCGACTATTCAACCTGCTCCCACCAACTCCCCCGCTGACTCCCAGCTTCTCTCCAGTGACTGCCTAGATAACGGCCTTGAGTCAGTCCCGCTGCCCCAGCCTCCAGGCCCTGCGGAGGAGTGTGATGAGCAGATAGAGAAGCTGTTGGAGGACATCATGATGGGTCTGAACATCCTGCCAAACTTGGACAGAGACTGCAAACAGTCTTCATTAATTCTTCAACCAAACCAGTGA